A stretch of the Candidatus Zixiibacteriota bacterium genome encodes the following:
- a CDS encoding TolC family protein — MKTLVIMVILILCCVQIGISQTISLDEFLDIAQQNHPFFEKESLSVNINIETQKRYLGDKDWVVESSPFISYDDKSDIISSTYDKLSQVQLNGSLQKKFWSTGGKFSVSYFSSYIDQDNRTAFSGVPFKLFKQQLSLTYSHPLLKNRGGILDRLDYDLAAYAIDFSELQSKENQETFLLNMGISFLDWVFFDRQLLINRERLELAEKELKTSREKYNARLIDKVDVLRQEDAQRIAEQNVVFAQSQWLAKQTELAVLVPASKIHESKPQFDIYRLVELDNIEETISRLNDESRIMKAFEVIENQLNLKIEGFINQGKAQLDFNLSSALIEDDESYGKSYGIDNPNLYAGFKFTYPLGSRTSKSNVKRAKIEMMQLKADRQNTFIELESSIRGLLIQIGELEKVLELNQNQIESARERTAEELKVYKQGRGDMTFVIQSQDNEANARLTYLKNAVSYHKLVLQYKSLLDQLLKSE, encoded by the coding sequence ATGAAAACACTTGTTATAATGGTTATATTAATTTTATGTTGTGTACAGATAGGAATTTCCCAAACAATTTCTTTAGACGAATTTTTAGATATTGCCCAACAAAACCATCCATTTTTTGAAAAAGAATCATTATCTGTAAACATCAATATTGAAACACAGAAAAGATATCTTGGAGATAAAGACTGGGTAGTTGAGTCATCGCCATTCATTTCTTATGATGATAAAAGCGATATAATCAGTTCTACATACGATAAGCTAAGCCAAGTTCAACTGAATGGTTCACTACAAAAAAAATTCTGGAGCACTGGCGGAAAATTTTCAGTATCGTATTTCTCATCTTATATAGATCAAGATAATAGAACAGCTTTTTCCGGTGTGCCATTTAAACTATTTAAGCAGCAGCTGTCATTGACGTACTCTCATCCCCTGCTAAAAAACCGAGGAGGAATACTCGACCGACTTGATTATGATTTAGCTGCTTATGCAATTGATTTCAGCGAACTTCAATCAAAAGAGAATCAGGAAACTTTCCTTCTTAATATGGGAATCAGTTTTCTTGATTGGGTTTTTTTTGATAGGCAACTTCTTATTAATAGGGAAAGGTTGGAATTAGCGGAAAAGGAGTTGAAAACATCAAGAGAGAAGTACAATGCCCGCCTAATTGATAAAGTAGATGTTTTGAGACAGGAAGATGCACAAAGAATTGCCGAACAAAATGTAGTTTTTGCCCAATCACAATGGCTGGCCAAACAGACAGAATTGGCTGTTCTTGTTCCGGCCTCGAAAATTCACGAATCCAAACCGCAGTTTGACATATATAGATTGGTTGAACTTGATAATATTGAGGAAACTATAAGTCGATTGAATGATGAATCTCGGATTATGAAGGCGTTTGAAGTAATTGAAAACCAACTTAATTTGAAAATTGAGGGCTTTATCAATCAGGGGAAAGCTCAACTTGATTTTAATCTCAGCTCGGCCTTAATCGAAGATGATGAAAGCTATGGTAAATCTTATGGGATAGATAATCCAAACTTATATGCTGGATTTAAGTTTACATATCCGCTGGGCAGCCGCACATCAAAATCCAATGTTAAAAGGGCCAAAATAGAAATGATGCAATTAAAGGCGGACAGACAAAATACTTTTATTGAACTGGAATCTTCTATTCGGGGTTTATTAATTCAGATTGGAGAATTGGAAAAAGTATTGGAGCTTAATCAAAATCAGATAGAATCTGCCAGAGAGAGGACAGCCGAGGAGCTAAAAGTTTATAAGCAAGGCCGCGGTGATATGACATTTGTAATACAAAGCCAGGATAATGAAGCAAATGCCCGTTTGACATATCTGAAAAATGCTGTTAGTTATCATAAACTTGTATTACAATATAAATCCCTTCTCGATCAATTGCTTAAGTCTGAATAA
- a CDS encoding carboxypeptidase regulatory-like domain-containing protein — translation MRKINILIAITGLLVIAYLVRTDIAYHDRHNSNQQPRIEPTADEYSQDHNCRMWAVISDNMPDSVIYNHLVGYDNSLKNLAEVKNIDGWGIAYYDDFGEAAVIQRGAMRAFNDPVFDTLTVQIENAKPDIALAHVRNCSAGCCAHGSDSIPDPHPFIRFKDDKYWLFEHNGTISKSLLYDLVGSVYLHNNPLTGSDIPECDPSDTSMVIDSELYFLYLLKNIEENNWDAAGGITAALVELQEISSDEALNFILSDGYDIWSFCMARSLYYLDESPNGYTALASMYPTRCQDNWQTVSDYEMVILRDSYAPEVIDIGEYLPSIAGTITNDEAEPIEGVYVYTRNPDFGDSTDINGEYSLEHPCLGSYRVYFSHPYYSDTSIFEVEVFADSTTSLDVAMSNPGTLTGIVANSYSMPVSDVYVSIKFTTYSDTTNNLGGYILDSLNSGRYHISFTHPYYSDTLTALIDIPADTAINLNIELADPGVIMGLVTKQDSNPLDSVYVYVQRTSFYDTTDADGEYIIDSLDRGEYGIIYSHPDYRDTTVSGIECNSNDTTYLNVIMVLLPGSIAGVVANDTLGIIEGVHVAAEGTDIYDITDEDGEYLLGNLDYGVYNISYSCLGYRDTLLENIEVTPGDITTQNAVLNRYSYLVGDVNMYLGCWPPTVIGSDVIYLVNKIRGYDSSIPCLIDDFWVSADVNGDCSVIGSDVTRLINYFKGISTVVYCPNYIPKWILENDIPLEAPEGWPACDTIQGDSITIPLYQAK, via the coding sequence ATGAGAAAGATAAATATTCTTATAGCCATAACCGGACTGCTGGTAATTGCTTATTTGGTCCGAACTGATATTGCCTATCATGACAGGCATAATTCCAATCAACAACCTCGCATAGAACCAACTGCGGATGAGTATAGCCAAGACCATAACTGCCGAATGTGGGCTGTCATCTCCGATAACATGCCGGATAGCGTAATTTATAATCATCTTGTCGGTTATGATAACTCATTGAAAAATCTTGCCGAGGTTAAAAATATTGATGGCTGGGGTATCGCCTATTATGATGATTTTGGCGAGGCGGCAGTTATTCAGAGAGGCGCGATGCGAGCGTTTAACGATCCCGTTTTCGATACGTTAACAGTTCAGATTGAAAATGCCAAGCCTGATATTGCCTTAGCCCATGTTCGCAATTGTTCGGCCGGATGCTGCGCTCATGGCAGCGACAGCATCCCGGACCCTCATCCGTTTATCAGATTTAAAGACGATAAATACTGGCTATTTGAACATAACGGCACTATCAGCAAATCGCTTTTATATGACTTGGTAGGAAGCGTCTATCTTCATAATAACCCTCTTACCGGTTCCGATATCCCGGAATGCGATCCATCTGATACATCAATGGTAATCGATTCGGAACTCTATTTCCTATATCTTCTGAAAAATATCGAGGAAAACAATTGGGATGCTGCCGGAGGCATCACGGCGGCATTGGTTGAATTGCAGGAAATCAGTTCGGATGAGGCTTTGAATTTCATCTTAAGTGATGGTTATGATATATGGTCGTTTTGCATGGCGCGTTCTCTTTATTATCTCGATGAATCCCCGAACGGCTACACGGCGCTGGCTTCGATGTATCCAACCCGCTGCCAGGACAACTGGCAAACTGTCAGCGACTATGAGATGGTAATTCTAAGAGACAGCTATGCGCCCGAGGTTATAGATATCGGCGAGTATTTGCCATCGATAGCCGGAACCATAACCAATGATGAAGCCGAACCGATTGAAGGTGTTTATGTATATACTCGGAATCCCGATTTCGGCGACAGCACCGATATTAATGGCGAGTATTCCTTGGAACATCCATGCCTTGGCAGCTACAGAGTTTACTTTTCTCATCCGTATTATTCGGATACATCGATATTTGAAGTTGAAGTGTTTGCCGACAGCACAACATCGTTGGATGTAGCAATGAGCAATCCGGGAACCCTTACAGGCATAGTTGCTAATAGCTATTCTATGCCCGTTAGCGATGTTTATGTATCTATAAAATTCACTACTTATAGCGACACCACCAATAACCTCGGCGGATATATATTGGATTCGCTGAATTCGGGCAGGTATCACATATCGTTTACGCATCCTTATTATTCTGATACTTTAACCGCCCTAATAGATATACCCGCTGATACGGCAATCAATCTGAATATTGAATTAGCTGACCCCGGCGTAATTATGGGACTTGTAACAAAACAGGATTCTAACCCCTTAGATAGCGTCTATGTGTATGTGCAGCGTACATCTTTTTATGATACAACTGATGCAGATGGCGAATATATTATTGATAGTCTCGATCGAGGCGAGTATGGCATCATTTATTCTCATCCGGATTATCGAGACACTACTGTCAGCGGCATTGAATGCAATTCTAATGATACTACGTATTTGAATGTTATAATGGTGTTGCTGCCCGGCAGTATTGCGGGTGTGGTTGCCAATGACACATTGGGTATAATAGAAGGAGTTCATGTTGCAGCTGAAGGGACTGATATTTATGATATTACCGATGAGGATGGCGAATACTTGCTCGGCAATCTTGATTATGGCGTTTATAACATTTCCTATTCATGTCTCGGCTACAGGGATACTCTATTGGAGAATATTGAAGTCACACCGGGTGATATTACTACTCAAAACGCTGTTTTAAACAGATACTCATATTTAGTCGGTGATGTTAATATGTATCTGGGCTGCTGGCCGCCAACAGTTATTGGCAGTGATGTTATTTACCTTGTTAACAAAATCAGGGGTTATGATAGTTCTATACCGTGCCTGATAGACGATTTCTGGGTTTCCGCTGATGTTAACGGGGACTGCAGCGTTATTGGCAGTGATGTTACCAGGCTTATTAATTATTTTAAAGGCATAAGTACGGTTGTTTATTGCCCGAATTATATTCCAAAGTGGATATTAGAAAACGATATTCCCTTGGAGGCTCCCGAGGGCTGGCCAGCTTGCGACACTATCCAGGGCGATAGCATTACAATTCCGCTTTATCAAGCAAAGTAA
- a CDS encoding TldD/PmbA family protein, whose protein sequence is MERLNDMLDFKDLCNNIIKIALQKGADEAEVVLEIGRESEVGTRVGEIETIKEAFSQGLGIRIFKNNRLGFTYTSDFNEKNLDRLIKTTIELSEQASEDEFNGLPEPSSETIPELKLFDPEISKIDTSWKIDTCKLMEKTMFDYDKRLTNSEGANFLDGDSIWHIANSKGFYHNYKSSYCYLYCVPVAEEKGKLQSNYWFSFSRYFNKLDNPESVAKKAAERVIRMLGAATPKTVKAPVVFDQLTAATVVGAVLAAINGDAVYKRATFLVDKLNHTIASSKVNINDDGCLVRGLASSPIDGEGLLSVNKRIVKEGKLLTYLYDTYTARKAQTESTANAQRSYASTPYIGGFNSYLEAGDYPPEEIIGSVKNGLYVTSLMGSGVDIVTGDYSRGASGIWIEDGKLTKPVEGLTIASNMLGMLGNIEMVGNDLKMMGSVSSPTFKISEMIVAGV, encoded by the coding sequence ATGGAAAGGCTTAATGATATGTTGGATTTTAAAGACCTGTGTAATAACATTATAAAAATAGCTCTTCAAAAGGGCGCTGATGAGGCAGAAGTTGTTCTCGAAATTGGCCGCGAATCTGAGGTTGGGACGAGAGTTGGTGAAATAGAAACTATCAAAGAAGCCTTCTCGCAAGGGCTGGGAATAAGAATATTTAAAAATAATCGGCTGGGGTTTACCTATACCTCCGATTTTAATGAGAAAAATCTCGATAGATTGATAAAAACAACCATTGAACTTTCCGAGCAAGCCTCAGAGGATGAATTTAACGGTTTGCCAGAGCCATCATCGGAAACTATACCGGAGCTTAAACTGTTCGACCCGGAAATCTCAAAAATTGACACCTCATGGAAAATTGACACCTGCAAACTTATGGAAAAAACGATGTTTGATTATGATAAACGACTGACCAACTCTGAGGGCGCAAATTTCCTTGATGGCGATTCGATATGGCATATCGCCAATTCGAAAGGTTTTTATCATAATTATAAAAGCTCTTATTGTTATTTATACTGTGTGCCGGTTGCTGAGGAAAAAGGCAAGCTTCAATCGAATTACTGGTTTTCGTTTTCAAGGTATTTCAACAAACTTGATAATCCTGAATCGGTGGCCAAAAAAGCCGCCGAGCGGGTTATTAGAATGCTGGGGGCAGCCACGCCGAAAACAGTTAAAGCGCCGGTTGTATTCGATCAATTGACTGCAGCAACGGTCGTCGGCGCTGTCTTGGCGGCTATCAATGGTGATGCTGTTTATAAACGGGCAACATTTCTCGTAGATAAGCTCAACCATACAATTGCCTCATCGAAGGTTAATATCAATGATGACGGCTGTCTTGTCAGAGGCTTGGCCTCATCCCCTATCGATGGCGAGGGGCTGCTGTCGGTAAACAAGAGGATTGTCAAAGAAGGCAAACTGCTGACATATTTATATGATACCTACACTGCGCGCAAGGCACAAACCGAATCAACCGCTAATGCTCAGCGGAGTTATGCCTCGACTCCCTATATCGGCGGTTTTAATTCATATTTGGAAGCCGGCGATTATCCGCCCGAGGAAATAATCGGTTCGGTTAAGAACGGCTTGTATGTTACAAGCTTGATGGGGTCCGGTGTAGATATTGTAACCGGTGATTATTCACGTGGCGCCTCCGGTATCTGGATTGAAGACGGCAAACTGACGAAGCCGGTCGAGGGGCTGACTATCGCCTCGAACATGCTTGGTATGTTGGGCAATATTGAGATGGTGGGGAATGATTTGAAGATGATGGGCTCGGTATCATCACCGACGTTCAAAATATCGGAGATGATTGTAGCAGGAGTGTAA
- the tldD gene encoding metalloprotease TldD (responsible for the proteolytic maturation of the E. coli pMccB17 plasmid-encoded microcin B17, an exported protein that targets the essential topoisomerase II DNA gyrase; degrades the E. coli plasmid F-encoded CcdA) gives MAKSPKIRYAESAQDKIEELKQAVCPEAIDKLLSTALSRSGDFAEIYAEYAISSAIALEENKIRQAQSGIIMGVGIRVLFGERTGYAYSDSLEFEHLKRAAEIASHIAEGNEPGNIVSVNAASMKVKNISPIDIYPADTAVKDKSSLLWRANKAGYAADKHVKQVNASFTDSIKFFRIANSNGLLADNQESLCRLNVSVVIEKDNQRQSGYHGGGGRVGISHFDKFTPEKVANEAVRVARIRLEARDAPAGPQAVVLGNGWAGVLFHEAVGHGLEADFNRKRTSLYAGRIGQKVASDLCTIVDDGTIPNRRGSLNIDDEGAKTCRNILIENGVLKNYMTDYLNARLMNTQSTGAGRRESYRSYPLPRMTNTFMLAGESSSDEIIKSVKKGFYAKSFGGGQVDISNGQFVFEVVEGYLIENGKITAPVKGATLIGSGPEVLEKVVMVGNDFEFDTGVGSCGKNGQSVPVGIGMPTCKISEITIGGTALSGASLTDGKA, from the coding sequence ATGGCAAAATCACCAAAAATAAGATACGCCGAATCAGCTCAAGATAAAATTGAGGAATTAAAACAAGCGGTTTGCCCTGAAGCAATCGACAAATTGCTTTCGACAGCCCTATCCCGCAGCGGAGATTTCGCTGAGATATATGCTGAATATGCTATAAGCAGCGCAATAGCTCTCGAGGAAAATAAGATACGTCAAGCTCAATCGGGGATAATTATGGGGGTTGGAATTCGAGTACTTTTTGGCGAACGAACCGGCTACGCATATTCGGATTCCCTCGAATTTGAGCATCTGAAAAGGGCGGCTGAGATTGCCTCCCATATCGCAGAGGGAAATGAGCCGGGCAATATAGTATCGGTTAATGCCGCTTCTATGAAAGTTAAGAATATATCGCCGATTGACATATATCCGGCGGATACTGCCGTAAAGGATAAATCATCCCTGTTATGGCGGGCTAATAAAGCCGGTTATGCCGCAGATAAGCATGTTAAACAGGTAAATGCTTCTTTCACCGACTCAATCAAGTTTTTTCGAATAGCTAATTCTAATGGATTGTTAGCCGACAATCAGGAATCGTTATGCCGGTTAAATGTAAGTGTGGTAATAGAAAAGGACAATCAACGTCAATCGGGTTATCACGGCGGCGGCGGGCGAGTAGGTATCTCGCATTTCGATAAGTTTACACCCGAAAAGGTGGCTAATGAAGCTGTTCGGGTTGCTCGAATAAGGCTTGAGGCGCGTGATGCTCCTGCCGGACCGCAGGCGGTGGTGCTTGGCAATGGCTGGGCTGGCGTGCTTTTCCATGAGGCTGTAGGCCATGGACTTGAGGCGGATTTCAACAGGAAAAGGACATCGCTGTACGCGGGACGTATTGGCCAGAAAGTCGCCTCCGATTTGTGCACTATCGTCGATGATGGAACCATCCCGAATCGACGAGGGTCGCTTAATATCGATGATGAGGGGGCTAAGACCTGCCGTAATATATTGATAGAAAACGGGGTACTAAAGAACTATATGACCGATTATCTCAATGCCCGACTTATGAATACGCAATCGACCGGCGCCGGGCGGCGGGAATCATATCGCAGCTACCCACTGCCGAGGATGACGAATACTTTTATGCTTGCCGGAGAGAGTTCATCGGATGAGATAATTAAATCTGTGAAAAAGGGATTTTATGCCAAGTCATTTGGCGGCGGACAGGTCGATATATCGAACGGTCAATTCGTGTTTGAGGTTGTTGAGGGTTATCTTATTGAGAATGGCAAGATTACGGCGCCTGTCAAGGGAGCAACCCTTATCGGGTCGGGTCCTGAAGTTTTAGAAAAAGTTGTTATGGTAGGCAATGATTTCGAGTTTGATACAGGTGTTGGCTCATGCGGCAAAAATGGCCAATCGGTTCCGGTTGGGATTGGAATGCCAACCTGCAAAATATCGGAAATCACTATCGGAGGCACTGCCTTAAGCGGCGCATCCTTAACCGATGGAAAGGCTTAA
- a CDS encoding HDOD domain-containing protein: MDKIKLLTALDNVKEISSPSPVLSEVLEFVNKPDVSNAELADIILKDPALTTKLLKSANSTFYGVKREVTSINQAIMIMGLKSVKYYTLSIVVFNQVNANKNNSKLNQKQLWRHFLETAIASRKIAELIRYDQPEEAYVAGLLHDIGIVIIENTFPKEYQEVVRLILQNMSICDAEKKVFGIDHQEVADYVTTRWNMPEKLRAPLKLHHLYNDDNLDNLSDLVKIVSLADCISQVSFSELSNLYNTEKRIVALNNISNSIGINPKSLIEIHLKLAGEVSDSAKAMDMETGDAIEILSESNAQLFNSYLELSTLFKERRELSRKMLIEERTEGTIESLKIALATLSHYINNATMNIQGKCEIMGMLLDRDENEKIIGKLPTSISSMETSVKKISLILEELSNISSMENLQYFRDSKAIDIEKKIKEKLSTQFEKVI; the protein is encoded by the coding sequence GTGGATAAAATAAAATTATTAACAGCGCTTGACAACGTTAAAGAGATTTCTTCTCCATCACCAGTTTTGAGTGAGGTCTTAGAGTTTGTCAACAAGCCGGATGTTTCAAATGCTGAATTAGCTGATATTATCCTCAAAGATCCGGCGCTTACAACTAAACTTCTGAAATCCGCCAATTCTACTTTCTATGGCGTTAAAAGAGAGGTAACATCCATAAACCAGGCTATTATGATTATGGGATTAAAATCGGTTAAATATTATACTTTGTCAATAGTTGTATTTAATCAAGTAAATGCAAATAAGAATAACAGCAAATTAAATCAAAAACAACTATGGAGACATTTTCTCGAGACGGCTATAGCATCGAGAAAAATAGCGGAACTAATCAGATACGATCAACCGGAGGAAGCATATGTAGCCGGGTTGCTTCATGATATTGGCATAGTAATAATAGAAAACACATTTCCGAAAGAATATCAGGAAGTGGTAAGGCTTATTTTACAGAATATGTCGATTTGTGATGCCGAAAAGAAAGTATTCGGAATCGACCATCAGGAAGTAGCGGATTATGTAACCACTCGCTGGAATATGCCGGAAAAACTGCGCGCTCCTTTAAAATTGCACCACCTTTATAATGACGATAATTTAGATAACCTATCTGACTTAGTTAAAATTGTAAGTCTTGCGGATTGTATTTCCCAAGTTTCTTTTAGTGAATTAAGTAATCTTTATAATACCGAAAAACGTATTGTAGCGCTAAATAATATTTCTAACAGCATAGGAATAAATCCAAAAAGTCTTATTGAAATCCATCTGAAATTAGCTGGCGAGGTAAGTGATTCCGCAAAGGCGATGGATATGGAGACCGGCGACGCTATAGAAATATTAAGCGAAAGCAATGCCCAATTGTTTAATTCATATCTCGAATTATCAACGTTGTTTAAGGAAAGACGAGAGCTTTCCCGGAAAATGTTGATTGAAGAGCGAACAGAAGGAACAATAGAATCATTGAAAATCGCCTTGGCTACGCTTTCTCATTATATCAATAACGCCACCATGAATATTCAAGGTAAATGTGAAATCATGGGCATGCTTCTCGACCGCGATGAAAATGAAAAAATTATCGGAAAACTGCCAACATCCATATCCTCAATGGAAACTTCGGTGAAAAAAATCTCTTTAATATTAGAGGAATTATCAAATATTTCCTCAATGGAAAATCTGCAATATTTCCGCGACTCGAAAGCTATTGATATCGAGAAGAAAATTAAAGAGAAACTTTCCACTCAATTCGAAAAAGTGATTTAG
- a CDS encoding glycine--tRNA ligase, which translates to MDKLVSLCKRRGFVFQSSEIYGGLGSCWDYGPLGVELKNNIKRFWWETMTHRRDDIEGLDASILMSPKVWETSGHVDGFTDPLVDCKKCKRRFRADHLKGDKCPECGGELTEPRQFNLMFKTFMGPVEDNASVVYLRPETAQGIYVNFQNVLTPSRQKIPFGIAQIGKSFRNEITPGNFIFRTREFEQMEMQYFVHPSEDKKWFDYWRQQRWQWYLELGIREDKIRWHEHGKNELAHYAKEAFDIEYEFSFGWSELEGVHNRTDFDLSRHKEASGKDLTYFNNESRERYIPYIIETAAGADRITLVCLADAYREEEVKGDKRVSLFLSPKIAPIKAAVFPLVKKEGMPEVAKKIYQDLKKHFKVFYDDGGAVGRRYRRMDEAGTPYCITVDGQTLEDDTVTVRERDSMEQSRHKIAELVELVGARIG; encoded by the coding sequence ATGGATAAACTTGTTTCATTATGTAAAAGACGCGGCTTCGTCTTTCAATCATCGGAGATTTACGGCGGGCTTGGTTCATGCTGGGATTACGGACCATTGGGAGTCGAGCTTAAAAATAATATCAAGCGTTTCTGGTGGGAGACGATGACTCATCGCCGGGATGATATCGAGGGGCTTGATGCCTCAATTTTGATGTCGCCGAAAGTATGGGAAACATCCGGGCATGTGGATGGTTTTACCGACCCGTTAGTTGATTGTAAAAAATGCAAGCGGCGTTTTCGCGCCGACCATCTAAAAGGCGATAAATGCCCCGAATGCGGCGGCGAATTAACCGAACCGAGACAGTTTAACCTGATGTTTAAAACTTTTATGGGACCCGTCGAAGATAATGCCTCAGTAGTATATCTTAGACCGGAAACCGCTCAAGGGATATATGTCAATTTCCAGAATGTACTGACTCCATCCCGTCAGAAAATACCGTTTGGCATTGCCCAGATAGGCAAATCATTCAGAAACGAGATTACTCCGGGGAATTTCATTTTCAGAACCCGCGAATTCGAGCAGATGGAGATGCAGTATTTCGTCCATCCCTCCGAGGATAAAAAATGGTTTGACTATTGGAGGCAGCAGCGCTGGCAGTGGTATCTCGAACTCGGTATACGCGAGGATAAAATCAGATGGCACGAGCATGGCAAGAATGAGCTGGCTCATTACGCCAAAGAGGCTTTTGATATCGAGTATGAGTTCTCATTTGGCTGGAGTGAGCTTGAGGGCGTGCATAATCGAACCGATTTTGATTTGAGCCGTCATAAAGAGGCATCCGGCAAAGACCTGACTTATTTTAATAACGAGAGCCGGGAACGATATATACCTTATATAATCGAAACAGCCGCGGGCGCCGACCGGATTACTCTTGTTTGTTTAGCCGATGCTTACCGTGAGGAGGAAGTTAAGGGAGATAAACGTGTTTCGCTTTTCCTGTCGCCGAAAATTGCCCCGATTAAAGCCGCAGTATTTCCGCTTGTAAAAAAAGAGGGGATGCCGGAAGTAGCTAAGAAGATATATCAAGATCTCAAGAAGCATTTCAAGGTATTCTATGATGATGGCGGCGCAGTCGGACGGCGGTATCGCCGTATGGATGAAGCCGGCACGCCATACTGTATCACGGTGGATGGCCAGACCCTTGAGGATGACACGGTAACGGTCCGCGAACGCGACAGCATGGAGCAATCGCGGCATAAGATTGCAGAGTTGGTGGAGTTGGTTGGCGCGCGGATTGGGTAG
- the recO gene encoding DNA repair protein RecO, with translation MTPSSSVRFKVEGYVIRGFSLGETSRIISLFTLEKGRLKCVAKGARKSASKKGGTLELFSRISCNIYQKENVELGTLTSADVLTDYSAIASGPLKFGYCSAFCEILDKSAIENQPVPELFKLTGEFFKYIIQADNEKTESLFWAVFIKTLTLLGYQPGLYECVVCGKENTGKAAYYDTDKGGIICSKDVLPNVSYGKLSAKGLKTLQEYLVLPFVDIIAMECSVKVLNEIEKFILSFANYHTGLHRNLKSFKFLSQLKMR, from the coding sequence ATGACACCCTCAAGTAGTGTCAGGTTTAAGGTAGAGGGCTATGTTATCCGGGGGTTCTCCTTAGGCGAGACCTCCCGGATAATATCTTTGTTTACACTTGAAAAGGGTCGGCTTAAATGCGTAGCTAAGGGCGCGCGAAAATCCGCCTCTAAGAAAGGCGGAACCCTTGAGTTGTTCAGCCGCATATCATGTAATATATATCAGAAAGAAAATGTCGAATTGGGTACGCTAACCTCTGCTGATGTTCTGACAGATTATTCGGCGATTGCATCAGGTCCCCTTAAATTCGGTTATTGCTCGGCATTTTGTGAGATACTCGATAAAAGCGCTATAGAAAACCAACCGGTTCCGGAATTATTCAAACTAACCGGCGAGTTTTTTAAATACATCATTCAAGCTGACAATGAAAAGACTGAATCGCTTTTCTGGGCGGTATTTATAAAAACCCTGACTCTTCTTGGTTATCAGCCGGGTCTTTATGAGTGTGTTGTTTGCGGCAAGGAAAATACCGGCAAGGCGGCATATTACGATACCGACAAAGGCGGGATTATCTGCTCGAAAGATGTTTTACCGAATGTCAGCTATGGCAAACTGTCGGCGAAAGGCTTAAAAACGCTTCAGGAATACTTAGTTTTGCCGTTTGTTGATATAATAGCAATGGAATGCTCGGTAAAAGTCTTAAATGAAATAGAAAAATTTATATTATCTTTTGCGAATTATCATACAGGGTTGCATCGAAACCTAAAATCATTTAAATTCCTTTCTCAATTGAAAATGAGATAG